One window of the Methylocystis parvus OBBP genome contains the following:
- the hisN gene encoding histidinol-phosphatase translates to MTVVDFERFVEELADVSGEAIMPFFRTAIAADDKAHGGVFDPVTEADRAAELSMRRLIERAFPGHGIIGEEFGAKNENAEYVWVLDPIDGTKSFISGFPTWGTLIGLQHHGRPCYGLMHQPFTRERFHGDGEAAYWRGPSRHGKAQEERRKLVVRPCAKLSQATLMTTSPLLIEPGLRESFHRVEAEVRLSRYGGDCYAYCALAAGHVDLVIEAGLNAYDIVALIPIIEGAGGVVTTWDGGDPSKGGAIVAASDRALHEAAVRLLGG, encoded by the coding sequence ATGACCGTCGTCGATTTCGAACGTTTCGTGGAGGAGCTCGCCGACGTCTCGGGCGAGGCGATCATGCCGTTTTTCCGCACGGCCATCGCCGCGGACGACAAGGCGCATGGCGGCGTCTTCGATCCGGTGACGGAGGCCGACCGCGCCGCCGAACTTTCCATGCGTCGCCTGATCGAACGCGCCTTTCCGGGCCACGGAATCATCGGCGAGGAGTTCGGCGCGAAAAATGAGAATGCCGAATATGTCTGGGTCCTTGATCCGATCGACGGCACCAAGAGCTTCATTTCGGGCTTTCCCACCTGGGGCACGCTGATCGGCCTGCAGCATCACGGCCGGCCTTGCTATGGGCTGATGCACCAGCCCTTCACCCGCGAGCGCTTCCATGGCGACGGCGAGGCGGCCTATTGGCGCGGGCCTTCTCGCCATGGCAAGGCGCAGGAGGAGCGGCGAAAGCTCGTCGTGCGCCCATGTGCGAAGCTCTCGCAGGCGACGCTGATGACGACCTCCCCCTTGCTGATCGAACCGGGATTGCGCGAGAGCTTTCACCGCGTCGAGGCGGAGGTGCGGCTCTCGCGCTATGGCGGCGATTGCTACGCCTATTGCGCGCTGGCCGCGGGCCATGTCGATCTCGTCATCGAGGCGGGACTCAACGCCTATGACATCGTCGCGCTGATCCCGATCATCGAAGGCGCGGGGGGCGTGGTGACGACCTGGGACGGCGGCGATCCGTCAAAGGGCGGCGCGATCGTCGCGGCGAGCGACAGAGCGCTGCACGAGGCGGCGGTTCGGTTGTTGGGTGGGTAG
- a CDS encoding AI-2E family transporter, with protein MKSAFPSSSGDVQSSDAPAWARRAFIVAGILFAASFGIVALWRLNDLLPVAFATVLLSVAWRGAAEGLAKRFGLSPGVWLLLVALGLCGFGALSIMLFGRQLMQQYDEMALDIPAAIALIRKAVEEHPWGRFVEAAIGWDSVKSITPVARQLGAILGSLGSALAFAVSGIIGAAYLVSDPQGHIAGVLSLTPPSYRGRMSAFLERSGSSLRQWLVIQLYVVAMNAAFAGAALWAFNVPAPLALASISGLLAFIPYFGSIVAIVVAGLVALPHGIGTAALAALAVGGASFIEGYLITPILQSRSLMVRPVVLLFFLLVFGKIYGAIGVALAVPATVVLYVAWDVFLNK; from the coding sequence ATGAAGAGCGCCTTTCCGTCTTCGAGCGGCGACGTGCAGAGTAGCGACGCTCCGGCGTGGGCGCGACGGGCCTTTATCGTCGCCGGGATTTTGTTCGCCGCGTCATTCGGCATCGTGGCGCTGTGGCGGCTCAATGATTTGCTGCCGGTCGCCTTCGCAACGGTCTTGCTTTCCGTCGCCTGGCGCGGAGCCGCCGAAGGTCTCGCCAAGCGCTTCGGGCTGTCGCCGGGCGTCTGGCTTCTTTTGGTCGCGCTCGGCCTATGTGGCTTCGGCGCTCTCTCCATTATGCTTTTCGGCCGCCAGTTGATGCAGCAATACGATGAAATGGCCCTCGATATTCCGGCCGCCATCGCGCTCATCAGGAAAGCGGTCGAAGAGCACCCTTGGGGACGCTTTGTCGAAGCGGCGATAGGTTGGGATTCCGTCAAGTCGATAACGCCGGTCGCCCGGCAGCTCGGAGCGATTTTGGGCTCGCTGGGGAGCGCGCTCGCTTTTGCCGTTTCGGGGATTATCGGCGCGGCCTATCTGGTCTCCGATCCGCAGGGACATATTGCCGGCGTGCTCTCCCTGACGCCGCCGTCATACCGTGGCAGGATGTCCGCGTTCCTGGAACGATCGGGCTCCTCGCTACGTCAGTGGCTCGTCATCCAGCTTTACGTCGTCGCCATGAACGCTGCATTCGCAGGCGCGGCGCTCTGGGCTTTCAATGTTCCCGCGCCATTGGCGCTCGCTTCGATCAGCGGGCTTCTCGCCTTCATTCCCTATTTCGGATCGATCGTGGCGATCGTCGTCGCCGGATTGGTCGCTCTTCCGCATGGGATTGGAACCGCCGCGCTCGCCGCACTGGCGGTGGGAGGCGCGAGCTTCATTGAAGGCTATTTGATCACGCCGATCTTGCAGAGCCGTTCGCTGATGGTCCGGCCGGTGGTGTTGCTCTTTTTCCTGCTCGTCTTCGGCAAGATCTACGGGGCGATTGGCGTCGCTTTAGCGGTGCCTGCGACAGTCGTTCTTTATGTCGCCTGGGATGTGTTCCTCAATAAATGA
- a CDS encoding alpha/beta fold hydrolase, producing MLELVATPENPIPDGALVHQLKSYDGARLRAATFPAPGSARGTVAVFQGHNEFIEKYFETIEDLRQRGFDVVALDWRGQAGSERELDDPRKGHVDDFSQYQRDLEVFVAQVLAPRPQPWFALAHSMGGAIMLDMAHSSRPPFERMVVTAPMVDLANLVFPRGARWLADTLDMLGLGGQFIPFGGGRNYLELPFEGNKLTTDPVRFARNAGIVRAAPSLVIGDPTIGWVNAAFRLMNRFAAPEYARSIRTPILAYSAGLENVVSNPAIERFAQNLNNGALVPIPGAKHEILMERDELREQFWKAFDAFVPGMGRA from the coding sequence ATGCTGGAACTGGTCGCGACGCCGGAAAATCCCATCCCCGACGGCGCCCTCGTCCATCAATTGAAAAGCTATGACGGCGCGCGCCTGCGCGCCGCGACCTTCCCTGCCCCCGGCTCCGCGCGGGGGACGGTCGCGGTCTTCCAGGGCCACAATGAATTCATCGAGAAATATTTCGAGACGATCGAAGACCTGCGCCAGCGCGGCTTCGACGTCGTTGCGCTCGACTGGCGCGGTCAGGCGGGTTCGGAGCGCGAATTGGACGATCCGCGCAAGGGTCATGTCGACGACTTTTCCCAATATCAGCGCGATCTGGAAGTTTTCGTCGCGCAAGTGCTCGCGCCGAGGCCGCAGCCCTGGTTCGCCCTCGCCCATTCAATGGGCGGCGCGATCATGCTGGACATGGCCCATTCCAGCCGTCCGCCCTTCGAGCGCATGGTCGTCACAGCGCCAATGGTCGATCTCGCCAATCTCGTCTTTCCGCGCGGCGCGCGCTGGCTCGCGGATACGCTCGACATGCTGGGCCTCGGCGGCCAGTTTATTCCTTTCGGCGGCGGGAGGAATTATCTCGAACTGCCGTTCGAGGGAAACAAGCTGACGACCGATCCCGTTCGCTTCGCGCGCAACGCCGGCATTGTGCGCGCCGCTCCGTCCCTCGTCATCGGCGACCCCACGATCGGCTGGGTCAACGCAGCCTTCCGACTGATGAACCGCTTCGCCGCGCCCGAATATGCGCGCAGCATCCGCACGCCCATCCTCGCCTACTCGGCCGGCCTGGAAAATGTCGTGTCCAACCCCGCCATCGAACGTTTCGCGCAGAATCTCAATAATGGCGCGCTCGTGCCGATCCCCGGCGCCAAGCATGAAATTTTGATGGAGCGCGACGAATTGCGGGAGCAGTTCTGGAAAGCGTTCGACGCCTTTGTGCCGGGAATGGGGAGGGCATAG